From Macaca mulatta isolate MMU2019108-1 chromosome 1, T2T-MMU8v2.0, whole genome shotgun sequence, the proteins below share one genomic window:
- the TNFSF4 gene encoding tumor necrosis factor ligand superfamily member 4 isoform X4, giving the protein MVSHQYPRIQSIKVQFTEYKKEEGFILTSQKEDEIMKVQNNSVIINCDGFYLISLKGYFSQEVNISLHYQKDEEPLFQLKKVRSVNSLMVASLTYKDKVYLNVTTDNTSLDDFHVNGGELILIHQNPGEFCVL; this is encoded by the exons gTATCACATCAGTATCCTCGAATTCAAAGTATCAAAGTACAATTTACTG AATATAAGAAGGAGGAAGGTTTCATCCTCACTTCACAAAAGGAGGATGAAATCATGAAGGTGCAGAACAACTCAGTTATCATCAACTGTGATGGGTTTTATCTCATCTCCCTGAAGGGCTACTTCTCCCAGGAAGTCAACATCAGCCTTCATTACCAGAAGGATGAGGAGCCCCTCTTCCAACTGAAGAAGGTCAGGTCTGTCAACTCCTTGATGGTGGCTTCTCTGACTTACAAAGACAAAGTCTACTTGAATGTGACCACTGACAATACCTCCCTGGATGACTTCCATGTGAATGGTGGAGAACTGATTCTTATCCATCAAAATCCTGGTGAATTCTGCGTCCTCTGA